The sequence GAGAGGGGTTCACGGCCACTTTGGTCTGTCCAGCGGAAGGGCTTCTACCAGACATGGCTCGTCGCCATGGGCTTGAGGTAATCATCCTCCCCCTGACGGCCTCACGATTCGCCAGTGCTCCAGCCAACCTCTGGGGACAGGCGAAGGAGCTAAGGTCCAGTACGACAAACCTTGTCCACCTTATCAAGGATGGTGGCTACAACCTCCTTCACATCAACTCCCATAAGATGGGACTACCCTGTACCCTGGCCGCCAGGATGGCCAGAATACCCATCATTTGGCACATCAGAGACATCCTGGTAACCACCCCTTTGCGTCGTTTTGCCCTGATAAGCCTGATCAAATACCTACCAGATAGGGTCATCGCCGTCTCAGAGGCTTGCGCCAGACAGTTCGCCCCCAGCCGCAAGGTGCGGTGTATCTACAATGGCATCGATGTCGCTCAATGCCGGGCCGAGGCAAACGGTGCCAGGATCAGGGAGGAGATGGGGCTCAGTCCCAATACACCCCTAATCGGCTGCGTCGGACAGCTCATACCCTGGAAGGGACAGGATTACTTTCTGCGCGCTGCGGCATGTCTTATAAAGACCATGCCTCAGGCTAAATTCCTCATCGTGGGCGAGGATACTACCCCTGAGCAGGACTTCGCGCCACGGTTGAAACAGCTGTCCGCTGAACTGGGACTTTTCTCTCACACCATCTTCACCGGCTTTCGCCAGGATGCAATCTCACTGATTGACTCTATGGATATTCTCATTCATCCCCCCATCCAGCCTGATCCCTTACCACGCGCCTTGCTGGAGGGTATGGCCCTGAGCAAGCCGATCGTAGCCAGCCGAGTGGGCGGTATTCCTGAGATGATCACAGACGGCGAGACAGGCTTATTGGTCCCCCCCAAGGATGGAACTGCTCTCGCCGAGGCGATGGTGAGGCTACTCAATGATCCCCAGCGCGCTCAAGAGATGGGCAGACGGGGGGAAGAACGTGTGCGACAGCTCTTCTCTATAGAGAAGCATGTCCGTTCAATGGCAGACATCTATCACGACCTGTTAGGGCCATGAACATCTGTCTCGAT comes from Chloroflexota bacterium and encodes:
- a CDS encoding glycosyltransferase family 4 protein; translation: MEDRRLLFVNPVSRLGGAERSTLSLLIRLPREGFTATLVCPAEGLLPDMARRHGLEVIILPLTASRFASAPANLWGQAKELRSSTTNLVHLIKDGGYNLLHINSHKMGLPCTLAARMARIPIIWHIRDILVTTPLRRFALISLIKYLPDRVIAVSEACARQFAPSRKVRCIYNGIDVAQCRAEANGARIREEMGLSPNTPLIGCVGQLIPWKGQDYFLRAAACLIKTMPQAKFLIVGEDTTPEQDFAPRLKQLSAELGLFSHTIFTGFRQDAISLIDSMDILIHPPIQPDPLPRALLEGMALSKPIVASRVGGIPEMITDGETGLLVPPKDGTALAEAMVRLLNDPQRAQEMGRRGEERVRQLFSIEKHVRSMADIYHDLLGP